From Marivirga harenae, one genomic window encodes:
- the hutU gene encoding urocanate hydratase → METTQKYNPETYKTPTGSQLNCKGWVQEAALRMLLNNLDPEVAERPEDLIVYGGRGKAARNFESLDLIIKALKDLEEDETLVVQSGKPVGILPTHKDAPKVLISNSQLVPNWANWKHFDELEKKGLMMYGQMTAGSWIYIGSQGIVQGTYETFSAIANKDFNGSLKGTLTVTAGLGGMGGAQPLAVTMNDGVCLVAEVEQWRIDKRLSTKYLDESIQDMDKAIDRALEAKENKERVSIGVPCNAVHLLERLKERNVIPDVLTDQTSAHDPLIGYVPHQISLEESNVLREENPDRYEELSYESMYRHVELMLELQKSGAVTFDYGNNLRARAQEKGLKNAFDFPGFVPAYIRPLFCEGKGPFRWAALSGDPADIAETDRVIKELFPENESLMRWMDMAQERIAFQGLPSRICWLGQGEREKAGLAFNKLVKEGKVKAPIVIGRDHLDTGSVASPNRETEAMLDGSDAVADWPLLNAMVNTAGGASWVSLHHGGGVGMGYSIHAGMVIVADGTDEAENRLKRVLHNDPGMGVIRHADAGYDIAKDTARKHKLDIKERLK, encoded by the coding sequence ATGGAAACGACTCAAAAATATAATCCTGAAACTTACAAAACACCAACCGGAAGCCAATTGAATTGTAAAGGCTGGGTACAAGAGGCCGCACTTCGAATGTTGCTTAATAATCTCGATCCAGAAGTAGCCGAAAGACCAGAAGATTTAATTGTATATGGTGGAAGGGGTAAGGCGGCCCGAAATTTCGAATCTCTCGATTTAATCATTAAAGCCTTAAAGGATTTAGAAGAGGACGAAACATTGGTGGTACAGTCCGGTAAACCGGTTGGAATTCTGCCTACTCATAAAGATGCTCCAAAGGTATTGATTTCCAATTCACAGTTAGTACCGAACTGGGCAAACTGGAAGCATTTTGACGAGCTTGAGAAGAAGGGTCTGATGATGTATGGTCAAATGACGGCTGGCAGCTGGATTTACATTGGTTCACAAGGAATTGTTCAAGGTACTTATGAAACATTCTCAGCTATAGCCAATAAAGATTTTAACGGAAGTTTGAAAGGTACTTTGACAGTAACGGCAGGATTAGGTGGAATGGGAGGTGCTCAACCACTAGCTGTTACCATGAATGATGGTGTTTGTTTGGTAGCAGAAGTAGAGCAATGGAGAATTGATAAAAGATTATCCACTAAATATCTGGACGAATCAATCCAGGATATGGATAAGGCAATTGACCGTGCTTTGGAAGCTAAAGAGAACAAGGAAAGAGTATCCATAGGAGTGCCTTGTAATGCTGTGCATCTTCTGGAAAGATTGAAAGAAAGAAACGTTATTCCTGATGTGTTAACTGATCAAACCTCAGCTCATGATCCCCTGATTGGCTATGTGCCGCATCAAATTAGCTTGGAAGAATCCAATGTTTTAAGAGAAGAAAATCCTGATCGATACGAGGAGTTATCTTACGAGTCCATGTACAGACATGTAGAATTGATGCTGGAATTACAAAAATCAGGAGCGGTTACATTTGATTACGGGAATAATTTGCGGGCTAGGGCTCAGGAAAAAGGCTTGAAAAATGCATTTGATTTCCCTGGATTTGTTCCTGCTTATATCCGTCCATTATTTTGCGAAGGCAAAGGTCCTTTCCGTTGGGCCGCACTTTCTGGTGATCCTGCTGATATAGCGGAGACCGATAGAGTGATAAAAGAATTGTTTCCTGAAAACGAATCTTTAATGCGTTGGATGGATATGGCGCAAGAGCGAATTGCTTTTCAGGGCTTGCCTTCAAGAATTTGCTGGCTAGGACAAGGAGAAAGAGAGAAAGCAGGATTAGCTTTCAATAAATTAGTGAAAGAAGGAAAAGTGAAAGCACCAATTGTAATAGGTAGAGATCATCTGGATACGGGTTCGGTAGCTTCGCCTAATAGAGAGACCGAAGCAATGTTAGATGGATCTGATGCCGTTGCAGATTGGCCATTATTAAATGCCATGGTCAATACTGCTGGTGGTGCTAGCTGGGTATCATTGCATCATGGAGGCGGAGTGGGTATGGGTTATTCCATACATGCCGGAATGGTGATTGTAGCAGATGGAACAGATGAAGCTGAGAATAGACTAAAAAGAGTCTTGCATAATGACCCCGGAATGGGTGTTATCCGTCATGCTGACGCAGGCTATGATATTGCCAAAGATACTGCTCGTAAGCATAAATTGGATATTAAAGAACGATTGAAGTAG
- a CDS encoding WD40 repeat domain-containing protein: MPKINVEKIQTLTGHKDCLYVVEPASKNHLFFSAGGDGIVALWDLKDPELGTMVAKVKNSIYALHYLEDSNQLIVGQNYEGIHLVDVMEKQELKSSKITDGAIFDIKVVNKIILTACEDGQLVLSDLNDLSTIAKLRLSSKSARTIAVHPDGNEIAIGFSDNSIKILSTSDWRLKKEIKAHDNSVFTLQYSFDGNILLSSGRDAHLKIWDVKGDYILLESIVAHMYAINNISFRPDGKYFATCSMDKSIKIWDAQTFRLLKVIDKARHAGHATSVNKLLWTDYQDRLVSASDDHTLSIWDIQMNK, from the coding sequence ATGCCTAAAATTAATGTAGAAAAAATTCAAACCCTAACGGGACACAAAGATTGCTTGTATGTGGTAGAGCCTGCAAGCAAGAACCATCTCTTTTTTTCTGCTGGAGGTGATGGGATTGTAGCGCTATGGGATCTAAAAGATCCTGAATTGGGAACTATGGTGGCTAAAGTTAAGAACTCAATATATGCGCTCCATTATTTAGAAGATAGCAATCAGTTGATTGTTGGGCAGAATTATGAAGGAATTCATTTGGTTGATGTGATGGAAAAACAAGAGCTCAAATCATCAAAAATAACGGATGGTGCTATTTTTGACATAAAAGTAGTCAACAAAATTATTTTAACTGCTTGTGAAGACGGACAACTGGTTTTATCTGATTTAAATGACCTTAGTACAATTGCCAAATTGAGATTAAGTAGTAAAAGTGCAAGAACTATAGCAGTTCATCCTGATGGAAATGAAATTGCAATTGGTTTCAGTGACAATTCTATTAAAATACTTTCTACTTCAGATTGGCGTTTGAAAAAAGAGATCAAAGCACATGATAATTCAGTTTTTACCCTACAATATTCATTTGATGGAAATATATTGTTGAGTTCAGGTCGTGATGCCCATTTGAAAATCTGGGATGTGAAGGGGGATTATATTTTATTGGAATCCATAGTGGCTCATATGTACGCAATTAATAATATCAGTTTCAGACCAGATGGAAAATATTTTGCAACTTGTAGTATGGACAAAAGCATTAAAATTTGGGATGCGCAAACATTCAGACTGTTGAAAGTAATTGATAAAGCGAGGCACGCAGGTCATGCCACCTCCGTGAATAAATTACTTTGGACTGATTATCAAGATCGGTTAGTAAGCGCAAGTGATGATCATACTTTGTCAATTTGGGACATACAAATGAATAAATAA
- a CDS encoding 4'-phosphopantetheinyl transferase family protein encodes MALEYIRQINDNIHLAVWKIEEDLEFYLKNVQLSLIDEKILLETTHPEKKLEFMAGRMLCKTVLHQLDISDLPIFRNEYGKPQIPNSEYDISLSHTENYIALSIGNKLDVGIDIEKPKAKMVKIAPRLYTPQEMEYCQDNLVYYSKMWSAKEVLYKLFMKRELDFREHLNCKPENKEWTLMRGTIKKDEFNKSYKLAFFELKEYFICLNLT; translated from the coding sequence ATGGCATTAGAATACATAAGGCAAATCAACGATAATATTCATTTGGCTGTTTGGAAAATCGAAGAGGATTTAGAGTTTTACCTCAAAAATGTCCAGCTCAGCCTCATTGATGAAAAAATACTGTTAGAAACCACGCATCCAGAAAAGAAATTGGAGTTTATGGCAGGCAGGATGTTGTGCAAAACTGTTTTACATCAACTGGATATTTCTGACCTGCCTATTTTCAGAAATGAATATGGAAAACCACAAATACCTAATTCAGAATATGACATTTCACTTTCTCATACTGAAAATTACATCGCACTTAGTATTGGAAATAAGCTGGATGTGGGTATAGATATTGAAAAACCTAAAGCCAAAATGGTCAAAATTGCTCCAAGGCTTTACACTCCTCAGGAAATGGAATATTGCCAAGACAATTTGGTTTACTATTCTAAAATGTGGTCAGCCAAGGAAGTCCTATACAAGCTGTTTATGAAAAGAGAATTAGATTTCAGGGAGCACTTGAATTGCAAACCAGAAAATAAGGAATGGACTTTGATGAGGGGGACTATCAAAAAAGATGAATTCAATAAAAGCTATAAGCTGGCCTTTTTTGAGTTAAAGGAGTATTTCATTTGTTTGAATCTGACTTAA
- a CDS encoding transglutaminase-like domain-containing protein — MELDKKEFKALVSLLEDDDEEVNRHVEGKIMSLGSDIIPFLEEQWENSFDPNIQSKIEDMIHTLQFSRLKDRIREWKDNGGESLLEGMWLISLYQYPDTELNELNKEIEQIYYDIWVELKEDLHPYDQIKIINGALFNKLKFRANTKNFHSPNNSFLKSVLESKKGNPISLSVVYMLVAEKLGLPIYGVNLPNLFIITYKSEEVQFYVNAFNRGLIFSNKDIDNYLSNLNLTPKATYYQPCSNEDIVKRVLRNLIMAYDKLGEHHKSEEVKELLIEVSGGIDFDALGL; from the coding sequence TTGGAATTGGATAAAAAGGAATTTAAGGCATTAGTTTCACTGTTGGAAGATGATGATGAGGAAGTAAATCGTCATGTAGAAGGAAAAATCATGTCCTTGGGCAGTGATATTATTCCATTTCTGGAAGAGCAATGGGAAAACAGTTTTGATCCTAATATCCAAAGCAAAATTGAAGATATGATCCATACCCTTCAGTTTTCTAGATTGAAGGATCGAATTCGTGAATGGAAAGATAACGGAGGTGAGAGTTTGCTGGAAGGGATGTGGTTGATTTCACTGTATCAGTATCCTGATACAGAGCTTAATGAATTGAATAAAGAAATAGAGCAGATCTACTATGATATTTGGGTCGAGTTGAAGGAAGACCTACATCCATATGATCAAATTAAGATCATCAATGGGGCCTTATTTAACAAATTGAAGTTTAGGGCCAATACCAAGAATTTTCATTCTCCTAATAATTCTTTCTTAAAATCTGTTTTGGAAAGTAAAAAGGGAAATCCTATTTCACTATCAGTGGTTTACATGTTGGTTGCTGAAAAACTAGGATTACCTATCTATGGAGTCAATTTACCCAACCTATTTATCATAACTTATAAAAGCGAGGAAGTCCAATTCTATGTTAATGCCTTTAACAGAGGTTTAATTTTTTCAAACAAGGACATTGATAATTATTTGTCTAATCTAAATTTGACTCCAAAAGCAACCTATTATCAACCTTGTTCTAATGAAGATATAGTTAAAAGAGTATTGCGTAATCTCATTATGGCTTATGATAAACTAGGTGAACATCACAAATCAGAAGAGGTAAAAGAACTGCTAATTGAAGTTTCTGGTGGGATTGACTTTGATGCTTTAGGGCTTTAA
- a CDS encoding DUF4174 domain-containing protein encodes MSCTQAQNTRLDDFQWENRLLIIYTREVKSSQLDNQLAEIIRNNEGYNVRDLKVILLRDRQVKVWNSEKDNALNFDQTMKELNIDQSILYYNLLIGKDGGVKSRRISPITNKKLFETIDAMPMRQREMRIGN; translated from the coding sequence ATGAGTTGCACTCAAGCACAAAATACAAGATTGGATGATTTTCAATGGGAAAATAGACTGTTGATTATCTACACAAGAGAAGTGAAGTCTTCACAATTAGATAATCAACTTGCAGAAATAATAAGAAACAACGAGGGCTACAATGTCCGTGACTTGAAAGTGATTCTCCTGAGAGATAGACAAGTTAAAGTATGGAATTCAGAAAAAGATAATGCACTTAATTTTGATCAGACCATGAAGGAATTAAATATTGATCAGAGCATACTTTATTACAACTTACTGATTGGAAAAGATGGAGGGGTAAAATCGAGGAGAATCTCTCCTATCACAAATAAGAAACTATTCGAAACTATTGATGCCATGCCTATGAGGCAAAGAGAAATGCGTATTGGTAATTAA
- a CDS encoding DivIVA domain-containing protein: MKITPLEIRQKEFEKGFRGYDKDDVKAFLASLSQEWEREMDLQKELKLKLEGAEKEVEKLRQVESSLYKTLKTAEDTGANVVSQANRTAELHLKETQMKADKLLSVAQDKAKSIVEDANNKAQTILEEMEDELKEVAEGFKQLENHRDNVAEELKNLSNGLNDKVKKIEDRMQHVDIETHLKRARKAVKKIQNADEYELEEIKSKPISQEEAKAPNVEKTAKKEEPVKKETKEKKEDGGEDTSFFDEITAD; encoded by the coding sequence ATGAAGATTACTCCTTTAGAAATAAGACAAAAAGAATTCGAAAAAGGCTTTAGGGGCTATGATAAGGATGATGTCAAAGCATTTTTAGCTTCTCTTTCACAGGAGTGGGAGCGTGAGATGGATTTGCAAAAGGAGTTAAAACTGAAACTTGAGGGTGCCGAAAAAGAAGTTGAAAAACTTCGTCAAGTGGAAAGTTCACTTTACAAGACTTTGAAAACAGCAGAAGATACAGGAGCCAATGTGGTGAGCCAAGCCAACAGAACAGCAGAATTACATTTGAAGGAGACGCAAATGAAAGCAGATAAATTATTGTCTGTTGCTCAGGATAAAGCTAAATCTATAGTAGAAGACGCTAATAATAAAGCGCAAACCATTTTGGAAGAAATGGAAGACGAGCTTAAGGAAGTGGCAGAAGGATTCAAACAATTAGAAAATCACAGGGATAATGTGGCCGAAGAGCTTAAAAATTTAAGCAATGGTTTGAATGATAAGGTGAAGAAGATCGAAGACCGCATGCAACATGTGGATATTGAAACGCACCTCAAAAGAGCTAGGAAAGCAGTCAAGAAAATCCAAAATGCCGATGAGTATGAATTGGAAGAGATTAAGTCTAAGCCAATATCCCAAGAAGAAGCAAAGGCTCCAAATGTAGAGAAAACAGCAAAGAAAGAAGAGCCCGTTAAGAAAGAAACTAAAGAAAAAAAGGAAGATGGGGGAGAAGATACTTCCTTTTTTGATGAAATTACTGCTGATTAA
- the folB gene encoding dihydroneopterin aldolase, producing the protein MKGKVALSGMAFYSYHGYYVEENKLGNHYTVDLVVETEFDQMDDNLESTLNYETLYKTTAEVMEKPLKLLETLAFHIGKKILKENESAIKVLVRVNKQQPPIGALCEKAYVELEVDMDMLS; encoded by the coding sequence ATGAAGGGAAAAGTAGCACTCTCCGGAATGGCTTTTTACAGCTATCACGGCTATTATGTAGAAGAGAATAAATTAGGAAATCATTATACTGTTGATTTGGTAGTAGAAACCGAATTCGATCAAATGGATGATAATTTGGAGAGCACTTTAAATTACGAAACCCTCTATAAAACCACGGCTGAAGTGATGGAAAAACCGCTCAAATTATTGGAAACACTTGCTTTTCATATCGGGAAGAAGATCCTAAAAGAAAATGAATCTGCTATTAAAGTATTGGTTCGTGTCAATAAACAACAACCACCAATTGGAGCTTTGTGCGAGAAGGCTTATGTGGAATTAGAGGTGGATATGGATATGTTGTCTTAA
- a CDS encoding nucleotidyltransferase substrate binding protein — protein MKEDIRWKQRFSNFEKALSQLQEGIENNGADPINIIKEGIVQRFEFTHELAWKVLKDYLLYEGIQNVTGSRSATREAFRIGLISDGQKWMEMIESRNNTVHTYNENILKVEYDKIINQYFSLFIDFQTKVKSLL, from the coding sequence ATGAAGGAAGATATTAGGTGGAAACAAAGGTTTTCAAATTTTGAAAAAGCTTTATCTCAACTTCAAGAAGGTATTGAGAATAATGGTGCTGACCCAATTAATATTATTAAGGAAGGGATAGTGCAAAGATTTGAATTCACTCACGAATTAGCCTGGAAAGTTTTAAAGGATTACCTTTTATATGAGGGTATCCAAAATGTGACAGGTTCCCGTTCCGCCACTCGTGAAGCATTTAGAATTGGTTTGATATCAGATGGGCAGAAATGGATGGAAATGATTGAAAGTCGTAATAATACTGTTCATACTTATAATGAAAATATATTAAAGGTGGAATATGATAAAATCATCAATCAGTATTTTTCATTATTTATTGACTTCCAAACTAAAGTAAAATCACTATTATGA
- a CDS encoding cystathionine gamma-synthase family protein: protein MSEHSFSPESQMMSFGYKPELSEGAIKCPIFQTSTFAFKKAEDGKAFFEVAYGKREKTDEEELGLIYSRLNNPNLQITEDRLCLWDKAEDAAIFESGMGAISSMLMEFLNPGDVLLHSVPVYGGTDHFINHVLPKWGIKAVGVNPYQDKEEVMKELEESGLRDQVRFIYLETPANPTNALVDIGMFREIATALEKEDEPIYIGVDNTYMGPVWQHPLQLGADLVIYSATKYIGGHSDLVAGACLGSAELIKRVKGFRTFMGNMAGPHTGWLLMRSLETLKIRMEKQAANAEQVAHFLNDHSKVEKVYYLGNLKPEDGRQYEIFKKQCSSNGAMVAFDVKGGEKEAFKFLNSTKLIKLAVSLGSTESLAEHPATMTHSDVDEELRNKISITSKLVRISVGVEDAKDLIWDIEQALDKV from the coding sequence ATGAGCGAGCATTCTTTTTCACCGGAAAGTCAAATGATGTCCTTTGGCTATAAGCCAGAATTATCAGAAGGAGCCATTAAATGTCCAATTTTTCAGACGTCAACTTTTGCTTTTAAAAAGGCCGAGGATGGTAAAGCTTTTTTTGAAGTTGCTTACGGAAAAAGGGAAAAGACTGATGAGGAAGAATTAGGCTTGATTTATAGCCGATTAAACAATCCAAACCTTCAAATTACAGAAGATCGACTCTGTTTGTGGGATAAAGCAGAAGATGCTGCTATTTTTGAAAGTGGAATGGGAGCTATTAGTAGCATGTTGATGGAATTCTTAAATCCTGGTGATGTGCTCTTGCATTCCGTACCAGTTTATGGTGGAACTGATCATTTTATTAATCATGTACTTCCAAAATGGGGGATTAAAGCGGTTGGGGTTAATCCTTATCAAGATAAGGAAGAAGTGATGAAAGAGTTAGAAGAAAGTGGCTTGAGAGATCAGGTGCGCTTTATTTATCTGGAGACACCTGCAAATCCTACCAATGCCTTAGTGGATATCGGAATGTTTAGAGAAATTGCTACAGCCTTAGAAAAAGAGGACGAGCCGATTTATATAGGAGTTGATAATACTTATATGGGTCCGGTTTGGCAGCATCCATTACAGTTAGGTGCGGATTTAGTAATCTATTCGGCTACAAAGTATATTGGCGGACATAGTGATTTAGTAGCCGGTGCATGTCTGGGTTCAGCCGAACTGATTAAGCGAGTGAAAGGGTTTAGAACTTTTATGGGAAATATGGCGGGACCGCATACAGGTTGGTTACTCATGAGAAGTTTGGAGACTCTGAAAATCCGAATGGAAAAGCAGGCAGCTAACGCAGAGCAAGTAGCACACTTTTTGAACGATCATTCCAAAGTTGAAAAAGTATATTATTTAGGGAATCTTAAGCCAGAAGACGGTCGTCAGTACGAAATATTTAAAAAGCAATGTAGTTCGAATGGAGCCATGGTCGCTTTTGATGTTAAAGGTGGAGAAAAAGAGGCCTTTAAATTCTTAAATAGCACGAAATTGATAAAGTTGGCTGTCAGCTTAGGGAGTACTGAATCATTAGCAGAGCATCCTGCTACGATGACCCATTCAGATGTAGATGAGGAGTTAAGAAATAAAATCTCGATTACTTCTAAACTAGTAAGAATATCAGTAGGAGTGGAGGATGCAAAAGATTTGATTTGGGATATTGAGCAGGCTTTAGATAAAGTTTGA
- a CDS encoding nucleotidyltransferase domain-containing protein produces MSFGLPNSLIEKITKILQNYPEVEEALIYGSRAKGNYREGSDIDMVLKGEQLTESIKNQIFWEIDELNSPYTLDLSNYQGITSKELIQHIGRVGKPFFQKENQAQS; encoded by the coding sequence ATGAGTTTTGGTTTGCCCAATAGCTTAATTGAGAAAATTACAAAAATCCTCCAAAATTATCCAGAAGTGGAGGAAGCTCTAATTTATGGTTCCAGGGCAAAAGGAAACTACAGAGAAGGCTCAGATATTGATATGGTTTTAAAGGGTGAGCAGCTAACTGAATCTATTAAAAATCAAATATTCTGGGAAATAGATGAGCTGAATTCCCCTTACACTTTGGATTTATCAAATTACCAGGGAATCACATCTAAAGAATTAATTCAGCATATCGGTAGGGTTGGTAAACCATTCTTTCAAAAAGAAAATCAAGCCCAATCCTAG
- a CDS encoding Lrp/AsnC family transcriptional regulator, whose translation MENNSIIRLDKIDIQIIKLLQKNARITNKELAAQLDLTITPVYERVKRLEKTGVIGQYVALIDADKTGKGLMALCMLRLEKHTKDKLAQFEAHVEKIPEVTECYHLAGQYDYHLKILVKDMNAFQDFIVNKLSTNENLANIQSSFVMKKITDTTAVPLG comes from the coding sequence ATGGAAAATAATTCTATTATCAGATTAGACAAGATCGATATACAAATCATAAAGCTATTGCAAAAGAATGCACGAATAACAAACAAAGAGTTAGCTGCTCAGCTTGATTTAACCATAACACCAGTTTATGAAAGGGTAAAAAGATTGGAAAAAACAGGTGTTATTGGTCAGTATGTCGCACTCATTGATGCCGACAAAACAGGTAAAGGATTAATGGCATTATGCATGTTAAGATTGGAAAAACATACAAAAGACAAGCTAGCTCAATTTGAGGCACATGTCGAAAAAATTCCCGAGGTTACCGAATGTTATCACTTGGCTGGGCAATACGATTATCACCTGAAGATCTTGGTAAAAGACATGAATGCATTTCAGGATTTTATTGTGAATAAACTTTCCACTAATGAGAACTTGGCCAATATCCAAAGTTCTTTTGTAATGAAGAAAATTACGGATACCACAGCTGTGCCTTTGGGGTGA